A window of the Dissulfurirhabdus thermomarina genome harbors these coding sequences:
- a CDS encoding 4Fe-4S dicluster domain-containing protein: MFQITIDYDKCQGDEECVNACPAQVYDFEDDKPVIARGEDCLGCETCVEVCPVGAITVEEV, encoded by the coding sequence ATGTTTCAGATCACCATCGACTACGACAAGTGCCAGGGCGACGAGGAATGCGTGAACGCCTGTCCGGCGCAGGTGTACGACTTCGAGGATGACAAGCCGGTCATCGCCCGGGGTGAGGATTGCCTCGGCTGTGAGACCTGCGTCGAGGTCTGCCCCGTGGGCGCGATCACGGTGGAAGAAGTCTAG
- a CDS encoding bifunctional riboflavin kinase/FAD synthetase codes for MRIYQDWRNLKGVFHRPALTIGNFDGVHLGHRALFDKVVQLARAGGGEAVAMTFEPHPLRVLRPDSPPKLISTLEQKIELIERAGMDALVCLRFTRELAATTADRFVDLVLVEHLGIRDLVIGYDYALGRGREGDRDFLRRKGEALGFAVHVVPPVVVDGMTVSSTLVRRLVAEGEMRKVRRLLGRYYQIRGTVQRGRQRGGPEVGFPTANLTISEEDLCPKKGVYVVQVLHETACYGGVLNIGFNPTFGDGRLSAEVHIFDFDRDIYGHPIKVNLIQRLRDERRFPGPEALAAQIRQDIEAARRVLEQEKGLRQACLEG; via the coding sequence ATGCGCATCTACCAGGACTGGCGAAACCTCAAGGGCGTCTTTCACCGCCCCGCGCTCACCATCGGCAACTTCGACGGGGTTCACCTGGGGCACCGGGCGCTCTTCGACAAGGTGGTGCAACTGGCCCGGGCCGGGGGGGGAGAGGCCGTCGCCATGACCTTCGAGCCCCACCCGCTCCGCGTCCTCCGGCCCGATTCCCCGCCCAAGCTCATCTCGACCCTGGAGCAGAAGATCGAGCTCATCGAGCGCGCCGGCATGGACGCCCTGGTGTGCCTGCGCTTTACGCGGGAGCTGGCGGCGACCACCGCCGACCGGTTCGTGGACCTCGTCCTCGTGGAACACCTGGGCATCCGGGACCTGGTCATCGGCTACGACTACGCCCTCGGCCGCGGCCGGGAAGGCGACCGCGACTTCCTCCGCCGCAAGGGCGAGGCCCTGGGCTTTGCCGTCCACGTCGTCCCGCCCGTGGTGGTGGACGGCATGACCGTGAGCAGCACGCTGGTCCGGCGCCTGGTGGCCGAGGGAGAGATGCGGAAAGTCCGCCGGCTCCTGGGCCGCTACTACCAGATCCGCGGCACCGTGCAGCGAGGCCGGCAAAGGGGCGGGCCCGAGGTCGGCTTCCCCACGGCCAATCTCACCATCTCCGAGGAGGACCTCTGCCCCAAAAAGGGCGTCTACGTCGTCCAGGTCCTCCACGAAACGGCCTGCTACGGAGGCGTCCTCAACATCGGCTTCAACCCCACCTTCGGCGACGGCCGGCTCTCGGCCGAGGTGCACATCTTTGACTTCGACCGCGACATCTACGGCCACCCCATCAAGGTCAACCTCATCCAGCGCCTCCGCGACGAGCGCCGCTTCCCCGGCCCCGAGGCCCTGGCCGCCCAGATCCGCCAGGACATCGAGGCCGCCCGCCGCGTGCTCGAACAAGAGAAAGGGCTCCGCCAGGCCTGCCTCGAAGGCTGA
- a CDS encoding PxxKW family cysteine-rich protein, with the protein MECTTKRPGDECGFMTAKGCTFLGGACFEVVEQCEGCGRIVQREEGRFCAVYPHPAAKWRRGVCNFATHARPEVAKDAAGKKINPLKAAKRAARGRR; encoded by the coding sequence ATGGAATGTACCACCAAGAGACCGGGGGACGAATGCGGGTTCATGACGGCGAAGGGGTGCACCTTTCTGGGCGGGGCCTGCTTCGAGGTCGTGGAACAATGCGAGGGGTGCGGGCGGATCGTCCAGCGGGAGGAGGGTCGTTTCTGCGCGGTCTATCCCCATCCCGCCGCGAAGTGGCGCCGGGGGGTCTGTAACTTCGCCACCCACGCGCGGCCCGAGGTGGCCAAGGACGCCGCCGGCAAGAAGATCAACCCCCTCAAGGCCGCCAAACGCGCCGCCCGCGGCCGCCGCTGA
- a CDS encoding pyridoxal phosphate-dependent aminotransferase, with product MPDSAPLRLAQRVTSLKPSPTLTINAKAKHLKAQGVDLANLSAGEPDFDTPEHIKEAAVKAIRDGFTKYTPVGGIPELKEAVIARLAEDYAVTYRPEQILVSTGGKQALYNIAQALLDPGDEVIIPVPYWVSYPPIVELAGGVPRYLETRAEAGFDIDPAALEALVGPRTRAIILNSPSNPTGCVYSRATLAAVARVAAAHGLVVISDDIYDRIRFDGRPPENILSVAPDLADRVVLVNGVSKTYAMTGWRIGYMAGPEALVKAATRVQGQSTSNPNSIAQMAALAALTGPQECVDRMTAAFRERRDFITRRLNALPGVTCPEPMGAFYAFADLSAYHGARAGDRAIGDSLAMTDYLLDEARIASVPGVAFGDDRFVRFSYASDLATLEAALARLEAALGRLTRG from the coding sequence GCCAAGGCGAAGCACCTCAAGGCCCAGGGAGTGGACCTCGCCAACCTCTCCGCCGGCGAACCGGACTTCGACACCCCGGAGCACATCAAGGAGGCCGCCGTCAAGGCCATCCGCGACGGCTTCACCAAGTATACCCCGGTGGGCGGCATCCCCGAGCTCAAGGAGGCCGTCATCGCCCGCCTCGCCGAGGACTACGCCGTCACCTACCGCCCCGAACAGATCCTCGTCTCCACGGGCGGCAAGCAGGCCCTCTACAACATCGCCCAGGCCCTGCTCGACCCCGGCGACGAGGTGATCATCCCCGTTCCCTACTGGGTCTCGTACCCGCCCATCGTGGAACTGGCCGGGGGTGTCCCGCGATACCTGGAGACCCGGGCCGAGGCCGGCTTCGACATCGACCCGGCGGCCCTGGAGGCCCTGGTGGGGCCGCGGACCCGGGCCATCATTTTGAACAGCCCGTCGAACCCCACGGGGTGCGTCTACTCCCGCGCCACCCTCGCCGCGGTGGCCCGCGTCGCCGCCGCGCACGGCCTGGTGGTGATCTCCGACGACATCTACGACCGGATCCGCTTCGACGGCCGCCCCCCGGAGAACATCCTCTCCGTGGCCCCGGACCTCGCGGACCGCGTGGTGCTCGTCAACGGTGTGTCCAAGACCTACGCCATGACGGGGTGGCGGATCGGCTACATGGCCGGCCCCGAGGCCCTCGTCAAGGCCGCCACCCGCGTTCAGGGGCAGAGCACGTCGAACCCCAACTCCATCGCCCAGATGGCGGCCCTGGCGGCCCTCACCGGCCCCCAGGAGTGCGTGGACCGCATGACCGCCGCCTTCCGGGAGCGGCGGGACTTCATCACCCGGCGCCTGAACGCCCTCCCCGGCGTGACCTGCCCCGAGCCCATGGGGGCCTTCTACGCCTTCGCCGATCTCTCCGCCTACCACGGCGCGCGCGCCGGGGACCGGGCCATCGGCGACAGCCTCGCCATGACGGACTACCTCCTGGACGAAGCCCGCATCGCCTCCGTCCCGGGCGTCGCCTTCGGTGACGACCGGTTCGTCCGGTTCTCCTACGCCAGCGACTTGGCGACCCTGGAAGCGGCCCTGGCGCGGCTGGAGGCCGCGCTGGGGAGACTCACGCGCGGCTGA